Sequence from the Thermocaproicibacter melissae genome:
ACCGGTCTGTAATGTGGAGCTTTTCTTTTCGGATATTCTCCTGTGAACCGAGATTGCCGATGTGTGAAAGACCAATATTGGTCAACACTGCATAGTCCGGAGAAGCAACGGCAGCAAGGCGGCTCATTTCGCCAAACTCACTCATGCCCATCTCAATCACTGCCGCATCATATTCCGGCGAAAGGCGGAACATCGTCAGCGGAAGGCCAATCTGACTGTTCTGGTTGCCTTCGGTTTTCATGACTTTCATACCCGCTGAAAGCGCAAGAGCTGTCATTTCTTTCGTCGTCGTCTTGCCGACGCTGCCTGTTATCCCGACGACTGACCCATTGAACCTTTTTCTCCACTCGGCCGCTATTTTCTGCAGCGCCGCCCGAGTGTCATCAACTGCTATCCACACACCGGGGCCTTGCGCTGTCTGGTGCTCCTGCGTCAATACAGCCGACGCACCTGCCTCCAATGCCTTGCCGATAAACTGATGCGCGTCAATTTTCTCCCCGACAATCGGCACAAAAAGCGTTCCCTGCTTCACTTGCCTGCTGTCAGTCGTTACCGAAGTCACCAAAGTTTCCGGACTGCCTGTGAGAATTTGTCCGCCGCATGCGGTTGCAATCTCCCCCGCTGTCATTTTCATGGATACCAAAACACCTTTCAATAAAATCAGATTTTTCCGGCAAGAACATCCGCTACAACTTCACGTTCATCTAGGTGATATTTCACGCCTTTGATCTCTTGATAATCTTCATGTCCTTTTCCGGCGAGGACAATCACGTCGCCCTCTTCTGCATTTTCTATACAATACTTAATGGCCTGCTTTCGATCCGGAATGACCACATATTTTCCGGTTGTCTTCTCAATGCCAGTCTTGATGTCGGCAATAATGTCCATGACATCCTCAAAACGGGAATTGTCTTCCGTAATCACCGTCAAATCCGCAAGGCGTCCGCTAACCTCACCCATTTCAAACCGGCGCGAACGGGCACGGTTTCCACCGGCTCCAAACATGCAGACAAGGCGATGCGGATGATATTCGCGCAGAGTGGTCAGAATATTTTCCATGCTGAGGGCATTATGTGCATAATCAATGAGGAGTGTATAATTGCCGGGCACCGGAACCGGTTCCACACGGCCCTTTACCTTGACGGTGTCCAGTCCCTTTTTCACGGCTTCTTCGTCGACGGGAAAATGCCGACAAACCGCTATGGCCGCAAGCGCATTATAAACGCTAAAACGCCCGGGAATGTGAACGTCAACGCCGTAGTTCAGTTTGCCCGCCATCTCAAAATGAACACCGAGGTAGCCCGGGCGTGAAATTAATTGTTCTCCGTAAGCTCGCAGTTCCGCGTTCTCGGAAAAACCGTATGTCTCCACTTGGCAGGTATGGCCTTCGGCGATTTTTTCCCAGTTTTCATCGTCGATATTAAAAATTCCAATTTTGCAGCGGCGGAACAGCATGCTCTTGCACTGGCGGTACTCCTCAAGGCTCTTGTGCTCTTTCCCGCCGATATGGTCCGGTGAGAAGTTGGTAAAAAGGCCGTAATCAAACTGAAAGCCGTCTACCCGATGGTCTCGCAAACCAATGGAAGATGCTTCAAGCACAGCCGCCTTGCATCCCGCATCCGCCATCATTCTCAAATAATGCTGAATATCATACGACCCGGGCGTTGTATTCTCGGTCGCGATTACCTTGTCGCCAAATACGGTTCCAATCGTGCCGATAAGCCCGGTTTTTATGCCGCCGGCCTCCAAAATGGACCGAATCATGTAAGAAGTAGTGGTTTTGCCCTTTGTTCCGGTAATGCCGATCACTGTCATCTCCTTTGCCGGATGACCGAACCAAGCCGCCGAAATTTCCGCCAACGCTACCTTTGTGTCCGGAACCATTACCAAAACGGCGTCGCCGTGCTTGACTTCTTTTTCGGCTACAATTGCTACTGCACCGTCTTTTGCTGCCTGTTCCGCAAATTGGTGACTATCTACCGAAGAACCGTTCAGGCAAACAAACAGGCTGCCCTTTTTCACTTTCCTTGAATCATAAACAATGTCTTCTATCTCAACGTCCCCGGAACCATCCATGGTAAATTGCAATCCTGCCAAAAGGTCTTTTAAAATCATCATGCAGATGCCCCCCAAAATATTAGGCACATATTCCAAATTGTGACGGATTGTGCCTTTCGCTCCACTTTAGAATTGAAAAACGGAGCTACTTGATGATACAATAGTCACAAAGCCGTGTCAAATTCAATCTTTATCGCTTGCGTTTTTAACAAGCGCAGAAATACGTAATATACAAAGACTCCTTTTTGTTCATATTTATTACTATTGCCAGTATTTGTATAGATACATATTGTTTTTTGTGAGTTATTGTAATAAAATGTAAGCAAATGGCCGCACTTTCATGTGACCTTAAAAGGAGAGATTTGCATGGGCGTAGTTAGTGAAAAACTGGAAGCATTCGGCGCAAAGCGTGTTCTGGATTATCTTGACGGAAATCCTCAGGAAAATGTTCCCAAAGTAATTTCCTGGCTCCGCAAATTTGATAAAGACCATATTTATCAGAACACATACAACATGCTCGATGACATCATGAAAGACCCAGAAAACAACTGGAACAAACTCATCACATCCATTTACGAAGACATCGACGCCAGCGTCAGACGCAAACTCTTTGAGAACTTTATTGTCAATTCCGCTGTTATCGGCATTCGGCGCAAAAGCAAGCTCGAGCAGAAATATGACTGCAACCTGCCGTGGGCAATCCTAATGGACCCAACTTCTGCTTGCAACCTGCATTGCACTGGCTGCTGGGCAGCAGAATACGGCAACAAACTGAACCTTACATACGACGAGCTTAACAACATTGTTAAGCAAGGCAAAGAGCTCGGGACTTTTATGTATATTTTCTCGGGCGGCGAACCGTTGGTCCGCAAAGATGATATTATCCGGCTGTGTGAGGAACACAGTGACTGCGAGTTCCTTGCATTCACCAATGGTACGCTGATTGATGAAAAATTTGCCGACGAAATGCTGCGCGTGAAGAACTTCGTCCCCGCAATCAGCATTGAAGGCTATGAAGAAGACACGGATTTTCGCCGCGGCAAAGGCACTTTCCAAAAAGTAATCCGTGCTATGCAGATTTTGAAAGAGAAAAAGCTTCCGTTTGGTGCCTCCCTGTGCTACACACGCAAGAATACGGAAATCATCGGAAGCGAAGAATATTTTGATTTCCTGATTGAACAGGGCTGCAAGTTTGCGTGGCTCTTTACTTACATGCCGGTTGGCGTCGATGCGGTACCGGAGCTTATGGCAACTGCGGAGCAGCGCAAATTTATGTATGAACAGATTCGGAAGTTCCGCGAAACCAAACCGATTTTCACAATGGACTTCTGGAATGACGGCGAGTATGTCAACGGTTGCATCGCCGGCGGCCGTTGCTACCTGCATATCAACGCTAACGGCGATATTGAACCTTGCGCCTTCATTCATTACGCAGACTCCAATATTAAAGAAAAGACGCTGCTGGAAGCCTACCAGTCTCCGCTATTTATGGCTTACCGGCGGAACCAGCCGTTTAACAGCAATATGCTCCGCCCGTGCCCGTTGCTTGACAATCCGGGCAGGCTAACCCAGATGGTTAAGAAATCGGGAGCACATTCCACAGACTTGACACATCCGGAGGATGTGGAATCCCTCAGCCAGAAGTGCGTGGAGACCGCCAAAGAATGGGCACGCGTTTCCGCCGAACTTTGGAAAAACAGCCCCGGCCGTGCGTATTCCGAGCTCAAGCAGAAGAGAGAAAAGGAACTCAAAGCTCAGATTCGTGCGAAAGTCGGAAAACCGGAATAATGCATTTCGTTATGTGCCCCGCTCAAAAGCGGGGCGCTTTTTTATCTGTGACTGCAAAGTATTTTCGGCACTGATTTCTTGAATCAAACATGTGAATATTATATACTATCAATTGTCTTGTTATGGCAGAGAAATTCTTGTTTTCTCATTAAGACACAACAACATGGTAATTTATATTCCTATGCTTCCATAACGTAGTATTTTATTCCGGGAGGGCGCATGAATTACGACAGATTAGTAAACACAGCAGCCGACATGGGGAATCTTCTGATTGAAAACGGCGCCGAAATTTCGCGCGCCGAAGAATCCATGCGCCGTTTTTTCAGCGCTTATGGCGTTTCCAACGGAGAAGTTTTCGCTATTCCGACTTTCATCAGCGTTTCCATCAGCACACCTGACGGGAGGCCAATCACTGCAATCCGACGGATTCCCGTCCGGCAAATCAACATGGACCGCGTAGAATGTGCCAACGATTTATGTAGGCGAATTTGCCGCACGAAACCCGACTTTGACACAATAGAACGGGAAATGAAGCGCATCTCTTCGCTGCCGACGCTGCCTTTCTGGGCACAGGCGGTTGCATTTGCACTTGTTGCGGCCGCATTTACCATGTTTTATGGTGGAACTGCCGCCGATGCATGTGTCGCTTTTCTCTGCGGCGCCGCAATCAAGCCGGTATGGAGACTCCTGGAGCATTTTCATGTAAATCAGTTTTTCATTTACATTGCAGCCAGTTTCGTGTCAGCCGTAATCGCGATTATCTTCGCATATTTTTATGCTTGGCTCAATTATGACAAAATAATCATTGGTGCGCTGATGAATCTCGTCCCGGGCATTGCCATAACCGACTTCATGCGAGACATTATTGCAGGCGACATGATCGCCGGTATTCTCCGGTTTGTGGAAAGTATTCTAGTTGCGGCAGCCATTGCAATCGGCGCAGGCATTGCGCTGATAGCGATTCGCACGTTCATGGGGGTGTGAATTTGAGCTACATGGCTTGCCTTTGGTCTTTTTTCGCCTGCGTTGCATTCGGGCTGGTTTATAATATGCGCGGCAAGACATTACTGCTTGCCTCCCTCGGCGGTTCGCTCGGCTGGTTTGTTTATCTGCTGCTGAATTTCACAAACAACGATATTTTTCAGTTTTTTGTTGCAACCATCGCAACAGCCGTCTATTCCGAGGTTATGGCGCGTGTCATGAAAAAGCCCGCCATTGAATTTCAAATCGTTGCGTTGCTTCCGATGGTTCCCGGCGGCGGAATTTTCTACACGATGGAATACTGCGTCATCGGAAACAATGAAATGTTTCTTAAAACGGGGCTGCACACTCTCGGCATTGCCGGTGCTCTCGCCATGGGGATACTGCTTGTTTCTTCACTGTTCCGAATCGGCAGCCACCCGCAAGGAATCAAAACCGAGGCTTGTTCCTGTACGGAACGTAAAAAGGACATATGGCACTAATAACCGCTTAGCTCTAAAAAAGGTAGCAGTTCAAGATAGATTTCTTGATCCTAAAATATCTTCGTTAAAATAATTTGAGGTATATTTTATGGTTTCACTTTTACTTGTAATTATCTACCTTGCATTTATCAGTTTAGGTCTGCCGGATTCCCTCCTTGGCTCTGCCTGGCCGGTTATGTACCGGCAATTTGATGTTCCGCTTTCTTATGCGGGAATTGTATCAATGATTATCGCCGGCGGCACGATTATTTCGAGCCTTCTGTCAGATCGACTGACAAGAAAGTTCGGTGCAGGGCTGGTAACCGCAATCAGTGTATTCCTCACAGCCGTGGCACTTTTTGGTTTTTCCCTTTCCAATTCGTTTCTTCTGCTCTGCATTTGGTCCGTGCCATACGGTTTGGGTGCAGGAGCGATAGACGCTGCACTGAACAATTATGTTGCTCTTCACTACGCAGCAAGACACATGAGTTGGCTTCATTGTTGCTGGGGAATCGGTGCGTCAATCAGCCCAAATATCATGGGCTACTGCCTTGTGAACGGCTTCGGCTGGAATAATGGCTATCGTTCGGTCGCCATCATTCAAATTGTCCTTTCGGCATTTCTTTTTCTTAGCCTGCCGCTTTGGAAAAGAAACAGCAGCGAGCCATCCGGCAGCGAAAAAAAATCTGCCAGTCTCGGTTTTGTGCAGACTTTAAGCATCACCGGAGTAAAATTCATTTTGCCCGCGTTTCTGGCGTATGGCGCTTTGGAAAGCACCGCCGGTTTATGGGCAAGCAGTTACTTAGTCAATGCGCGGGGAATCGACACAGACA
This genomic interval carries:
- a CDS encoding radical SAM protein, with product MGVVSEKLEAFGAKRVLDYLDGNPQENVPKVISWLRKFDKDHIYQNTYNMLDDIMKDPENNWNKLITSIYEDIDASVRRKLFENFIVNSAVIGIRRKSKLEQKYDCNLPWAILMDPTSACNLHCTGCWAAEYGNKLNLTYDELNNIVKQGKELGTFMYIFSGGEPLVRKDDIIRLCEEHSDCEFLAFTNGTLIDEKFADEMLRVKNFVPAISIEGYEEDTDFRRGKGTFQKVIRAMQILKEKKLPFGASLCYTRKNTEIIGSEEYFDFLIEQGCKFAWLFTYMPVGVDAVPELMATAEQRKFMYEQIRKFRETKPIFTMDFWNDGEYVNGCIAGGRCYLHINANGDIEPCAFIHYADSNIKEKTLLEAYQSPLFMAYRRNQPFNSNMLRPCPLLDNPGRLTQMVKKSGAHSTDLTHPEDVESLSQKCVETAKEWARVSAELWKNSPGRAYSELKQKREKELKAQIRAKVGKPE
- a CDS encoding threonine/serine exporter family protein, translating into MACLWSFFACVAFGLVYNMRGKTLLLASLGGSLGWFVYLLLNFTNNDIFQFFVATIATAVYSEVMARVMKKPAIEFQIVALLPMVPGGGIFYTMEYCVIGNNEMFLKTGLHTLGIAGALAMGILLVSSLFRIGSHPQGIKTEACSCTERKKDIWH
- a CDS encoding threonine/serine ThrE exporter family protein yields the protein MNYDRLVNTAADMGNLLIENGAEISRAEESMRRFFSAYGVSNGEVFAIPTFISVSISTPDGRPITAIRRIPVRQINMDRVECANDLCRRICRTKPDFDTIEREMKRISSLPTLPFWAQAVAFALVAAAFTMFYGGTAADACVAFLCGAAIKPVWRLLEHFHVNQFFIYIAASFVSAVIAIIFAYFYAWLNYDKIIIGALMNLVPGIAITDFMRDIIAGDMIAGILRFVESILVAAAIAIGAGIALIAIRTFMGV
- a CDS encoding UDP-N-acetylmuramoyl-L-alanyl-D-glutamate--2,6-diaminopimelate ligase translates to MILKDLLAGLQFTMDGSGDVEIEDIVYDSRKVKKGSLFVCLNGSSVDSHQFAEQAAKDGAVAIVAEKEVKHGDAVLVMVPDTKVALAEISAAWFGHPAKEMTVIGITGTKGKTTTSYMIRSILEAGGIKTGLIGTIGTVFGDKVIATENTTPGSYDIQHYLRMMADAGCKAAVLEASSIGLRDHRVDGFQFDYGLFTNFSPDHIGGKEHKSLEEYRQCKSMLFRRCKIGIFNIDDENWEKIAEGHTCQVETYGFSENAELRAYGEQLISRPGYLGVHFEMAGKLNYGVDVHIPGRFSVYNALAAIAVCRHFPVDEEAVKKGLDTVKVKGRVEPVPVPGNYTLLIDYAHNALSMENILTTLREYHPHRLVCMFGAGGNRARSRRFEMGEVSGRLADLTVITEDNSRFEDVMDIIADIKTGIEKTTGKYVVIPDRKQAIKYCIENAEEGDVIVLAGKGHEDYQEIKGVKYHLDEREVVADVLAGKI
- a CDS encoding MFS transporter, which gives rise to MVSLLLVIIYLAFISLGLPDSLLGSAWPVMYRQFDVPLSYAGIVSMIIAGGTIISSLLSDRLTRKFGAGLVTAISVFLTAVALFGFSLSNSFLLLCIWSVPYGLGAGAIDAALNNYVALHYAARHMSWLHCCWGIGASISPNIMGYCLVNGFGWNNGYRSVAIIQIVLSAFLFLSLPLWKRNSSEPSGSEKKSASLGFVQTLSITGVKFILPAFLAYGALESTAGLWASSYLVNARGIDTDTAAEFASLFYFGITFGRFLCGFVSGKIGDKRLIRIGSIIILVGIALLGLPSGADGLVTTGLVVIGFGCAPIYPSIIHATPAFFGEENSQAIIGIQMASAYIGSTFMPPLFGAIASYSNIRVYPLYLLFFLVLMLVMSELLNRTVAKNPVTEN